A genomic region of Devosia ginsengisoli contains the following coding sequences:
- a CDS encoding YcgN family cysteine cluster protein — protein sequence MAFWEEKTLDEMTDAEWEALCDGCGRCCLIKLEDEDSGLLITSDVRCQLLDGDSCTCTDYPNRQAKVPDCIKLTPQNVREIPWIPTTCAYRRIAEGKGLAWWHPLVSGDPQTVVDVGVSARGRTFAEQDVAPGEWEEHAVDWPEWEPPEQL from the coding sequence ATGGCCTTCTGGGAAGAAAAAACGCTGGACGAAATGACCGACGCGGAGTGGGAAGCGCTCTGCGACGGCTGCGGCCGCTGTTGCCTCATCAAGCTCGAGGACGAGGATTCGGGGCTGTTGATTACCTCGGACGTGCGCTGCCAGCTGCTCGACGGCGATAGCTGCACCTGCACCGACTATCCCAACCGGCAGGCCAAGGTGCCCGACTGCATCAAGCTGACGCCGCAGAATGTACGGGAAATTCCCTGGATTCCCACGACTTGCGCCTATCGCCGCATTGCCGAAGGCAAGGGCCTGGCCTGGTGGCACCCGCTGGTCTCGGGCGATCCGCAGACGGTGGTGGATGTCGGCGTCTCGGCGCGGGGCCGGACTTTTGCGGAACAGGACGTGGCGCCCGGCGAATGGGAAGAGCACGCGGTGGACTGGCCGGAATGGGAGCCACCGGAGCAGCTTTAG
- a CDS encoding DNA-packaging protein: MYFDWNSWALDKQRPPEGDWTTWLLLGGRGSGKTRAGAEWVRSLVAQKIGPIALVGETMAEAISIMVRGESGILNVCSEKERPTLRGQRLIWPNGVEAAVMSASDPDRFRGPQFAAAWCDEVAKWPHGEDAWDQLQFGLRLGDRPRQMATTTPRPTRLLKRLLGDKHTVVTHMATAENGAQLAPQFLDAVVARYQGTVLGRQELDGELIEDLPGALWQRGMFRAFAGGNIERIVVAVDPPVTGNASSDACGIVVAGRVGEGVAVLEDCTLKQVRPLDWARRAVAAYVAHDADAIVVEVNQGGDMVPGVIAQVDAQVPVRTVRASRGKWSRAEPVAALYARGLVSHAAGLTALEDEMCSFGVGGLSDGHSPDRVDALVWAVTELLLNETRPQVRGL, encoded by the coding sequence ATGTATTTCGACTGGAACTCGTGGGCGCTGGACAAGCAGCGCCCGCCGGAGGGCGACTGGACCACCTGGCTGCTGCTGGGTGGGCGCGGCTCGGGTAAGACACGGGCCGGTGCCGAATGGGTGCGCAGCCTGGTGGCGCAGAAAATCGGGCCGATTGCCCTGGTGGGCGAAACCATGGCCGAAGCCATTTCCATCATGGTGCGCGGGGAGAGCGGTATATTGAATGTGTGCTCCGAAAAGGAGCGACCGACGCTGCGGGGGCAGCGGCTGATCTGGCCCAATGGGGTCGAGGCTGCGGTGATGTCGGCATCGGACCCGGACCGGTTCCGCGGGCCGCAATTTGCGGCAGCCTGGTGTGACGAGGTTGCGAAATGGCCGCATGGCGAAGACGCCTGGGACCAGTTGCAATTCGGCCTGCGCCTGGGCGACCGGCCGCGGCAGATGGCGACGACGACACCGCGCCCGACGCGGCTGCTCAAGCGGCTGCTGGGGGACAAGCATACTGTGGTGACGCATATGGCGACGGCGGAGAACGGGGCGCAACTGGCGCCGCAATTTCTCGATGCGGTGGTGGCGCGCTACCAGGGCACGGTACTCGGGCGGCAGGAACTCGATGGCGAATTGATCGAGGACCTGCCCGGCGCATTGTGGCAGCGCGGCATGTTCCGGGCCTTTGCGGGCGGGAATATCGAGCGCATCGTGGTGGCGGTGGACCCGCCGGTGACGGGGAATGCGAGCTCGGATGCCTGCGGCATCGTGGTGGCCGGACGGGTGGGCGAGGGCGTGGCAGTGCTGGAAGATTGCACGCTGAAACAGGTGCGACCGCTCGACTGGGCGCGGCGGGCCGTGGCGGCCTATGTGGCGCATGATGCCGATGCCATCGTGGTGGAGGTGAACCAGGGCGGCGACATGGTGCCTGGTGTCATCGCGCAGGTCGATGCTCAAGTGCCGGTGCGGACGGTGCGGGCCAGCCGCGGCAAATGGAGCCGGGCCGAGCCGGTGGCGGCGCTCTATGCCCGCGGGCTGGTGAGCCATGCTGCGGGACTGACCGCGCTGGAAGACGAGATGTGCAGCTTCGGCGTGGGTGGATTGAGCGACGGCCACTCGCCGGATCGCGTGGATGCGCTGGTCTGGGCGGTGACGGAATTGCTGTTGAATGAGACGAGGCCGCAGGTGCGGGGGCTTTAG
- a CDS encoding diguanylate cyclase domain-containing protein, which yields MTDTAIIKEQSEPFWTRVRAALALLRPVPQERVPAYGQAAIARSIGMKPKLGERIEGELVRGWNHAAARHVSLSLLVIEIDRFADYFTAYGKADADRCLLTVMRAIADVLPREGDSCLRMGNAGFVIVLPDMPALMARATAGKIAEAVRQLAMPHKESHAGVVTLGMGLAVSNPRGGYDKKFFEAGAEALKKARRRGMGRIEGVDLRPAQERKRKPARAA from the coding sequence ATGACCGACACCGCGATTATCAAAGAGCAGAGCGAGCCGTTCTGGACCCGGGTCCGGGCGGCTTTGGCGCTGTTGCGGCCTGTGCCGCAGGAGCGGGTGCCGGCCTATGGGCAGGCGGCCATTGCGCGGTCCATCGGCATGAAGCCCAAGCTGGGCGAGCGGATCGAGGGCGAACTGGTGCGCGGCTGGAATCACGCGGCGGCGCGGCATGTGTCGCTGAGCCTGCTGGTGATCGAGATCGACCGTTTCGCCGACTATTTTACCGCCTATGGCAAGGCCGACGCGGATCGGTGCCTGCTGACCGTGATGCGGGCCATTGCCGACGTGCTGCCGCGGGAAGGCGATAGCTGCCTGCGCATGGGCAATGCCGGCTTTGTCATCGTGCTGCCCGACATGCCGGCGCTGATGGCGCGGGCGACGGCCGGCAAGATTGCCGAAGCGGTGCGGCAACTGGCCATGCCACACAAGGAAAGCCATGCCGGTGTGGTGACGCTGGGGATGGGACTGGCCGTGAGCAATCCGCGCGGCGGTTATGACAAGAAATTCTTCGAGGCCGGTGCCGAGGCGCTGAAGAAGGCTCGTCGCCGGGGCATGGGACGCATCGAGGGTGTGGATTTGCGGCCGGCGCAGGAGCGCAAAAGGAAACCGGCACGCGCTGCGTGA
- a CDS encoding DUF2147 domain-containing protein: MTVAKTIAAAVLALCAAAPAFAQDPTPVGTWQTTTGESRYAVSYCGDGTALCAKLTWLRKDAQTPENLALLNEYVVQGARATAENKWRGTVKYEGHTVSGSVTLVGTDQMSLSGCQLIACRKVDFVRI, translated from the coding sequence ATGACTGTTGCAAAGACCATTGCCGCCGCCGTTCTGGCCCTTTGTGCCGCGGCCCCCGCTTTCGCCCAGGACCCGACGCCAGTCGGCACCTGGCAGACCACGACCGGTGAGTCGCGCTATGCCGTGAGCTATTGCGGCGATGGCACCGCGCTCTGCGCCAAGCTGACCTGGCTGCGCAAGGATGCCCAGACCCCGGAAAACCTGGCGCTGCTCAACGAATATGTGGTGCAGGGCGCCCGGGCCACCGCCGAGAACAAGTGGCGCGGCACGGTGAAATACGAGGGCCATACCGTGTCCGGCTCGGTGACACTGGTGGGTACCGACCAGATGAGCCTTTCCGGCTGCCAACTGATCGCCTGCCGCAAAGTGGATTTCGTGCGGATCTGA
- a CDS encoding Hsp70 family protein yields the protein MTLVCGLDFGTSNSTIARRDSGGVPQLLKLEDGRETIPSVIFFGFEDDRMHFGRQAVAEYVSGAEGRLMRSLKSVLGTSLIGDTTRVKARSYGFIEILGIFIGELKRRAEAELGGAVATVVCGRPVHFVDDDPVADAAAQSQLESAVRAQGFRQVDFQFEPIAAALDYERQVTAERLALIVDLGGGTSDFSVVRVSPERARAAERGDDILSTAGVHVGGTDFDRLLSMGKVMPELGLGTRTLDGKRHLPVAPYHDLSTWHRINRLYTAQTLRDLRGTRREARVPERVEMMIELIEDRLGHRLVGAVEAAKIALSDAATTDFAFPVRDRRIETTIEISDLTTALHNSVERIESTIEEALRRAGAAAGAIDSLILTGGSTQVPVIAGRLRALFPEAELVRTDVLGSVGLGLALDAARKFG from the coding sequence ATGACCCTCGTTTGCGGCCTCGACTTCGGCACGTCCAATTCGACCATTGCGCGGCGCGATAGCGGCGGCGTGCCGCAATTGCTCAAGCTCGAGGATGGCCGCGAGACCATTCCCAGCGTGATCTTCTTCGGCTTCGAGGATGACAGAATGCATTTCGGCCGGCAGGCGGTGGCCGAATATGTCAGCGGCGCCGAAGGACGGCTGATGCGTTCGCTCAAGAGCGTGCTGGGCACCAGCCTGATCGGGGACACGACACGGGTCAAGGCGCGCAGCTATGGCTTTATCGAGATATTGGGTATTTTCATCGGCGAACTGAAACGACGGGCCGAGGCGGAGCTGGGGGGCGCGGTTGCTACGGTGGTCTGCGGGCGGCCGGTGCATTTCGTCGATGACGATCCGGTGGCCGATGCGGCGGCGCAGAGCCAGCTCGAAAGCGCGGTGCGGGCGCAGGGCTTCCGGCAGGTCGATTTCCAGTTTGAGCCGATTGCGGCAGCGCTGGATTATGAGCGGCAGGTGACGGCGGAGCGGCTGGCGCTGATTGTCGACCTGGGTGGCGGCACATCGGACTTTTCGGTGGTGCGGGTATCGCCGGAGCGGGCGCGGGCGGCGGAGCGGGGTGACGATATTCTGTCGACCGCCGGTGTGCATGTCGGCGGCACGGATTTCGACCGGCTGCTGTCCATGGGCAAGGTGATGCCCGAGCTGGGGCTGGGCACACGGACGCTTGACGGTAAGCGGCACCTGCCGGTGGCGCCCTATCATGACCTTTCTACCTGGCACCGGATCAACCGGCTCTATACGGCGCAGACCCTGCGCGACCTGCGCGGCACGCGGCGCGAGGCGCGGGTGCCCGAGCGGGTGGAGATGATGATCGAGCTGATCGAGGACCGGCTGGGGCACCGGCTGGTCGGCGCGGTGGAGGCGGCCAAGATCGCGCTATCGGATGCAGCCACGACGGATTTCGCCTTTCCGGTGCGCGACAGGCGGATCGAGACCACGATTGAGATCAGTGACTTGACCACGGCGCTGCACAATTCGGTGGAGCGCATTGAATCAACGATTGAAGAAGCGTTGCGGCGGGCAGGGGCGGCGGCAGGGGCGATCGATAGCCTGATCCTGACGGGGGGGTCGACGCAGGTGCCTGTCATTGCCGGGCGGTTGCGGGCGCTGTTTCCCGAGGCGGAACTGGTGCGCACGGATGTGTTGGGGAGCGTGGGGCTGGGCCTGGCGCTGGATGCGGCACGGAAGTTCGGGTGA